In Qingshengfaniella alkalisoli, a single genomic region encodes these proteins:
- a CDS encoding pirin family protein, whose amino-acid sequence MSWSPCPDPQLGNATSVDAVETLIVPRAVDLGEMTVRRALPSTKRQMVGPFIFFDQMGPAEFLTDQGIDVRPHPHINLATLTYLFEGQIHHRDSLGTDVAIEPGAVNWMRAGRGIVHSERTTTERKRTGQKLFGIQTWMALPEADEEGDPAFMHHGADALPIIDADGVRARLIAGSAFGASSPLQTSSETLYGDVQLAPGTAVPIDPTYEERALYTIEGTVEVAGDTFEPGQLLVLRPGDAITVRNPGSAGARFMLFGGAPMGGPRWIWWNFVSSRPERIEQAKEEWRRGRFDTVPGDEADFIPLPTGAREVQRAEGGVRYP is encoded by the coding sequence ATGTCCTGGTCCCCCTGCCCCGACCCCCAACTCGGCAACGCCACCTCGGTCGATGCCGTCGAAACCCTGATCGTGCCGCGTGCCGTGGATCTGGGTGAGATGACGGTGCGCCGCGCCTTGCCCTCGACCAAACGCCAGATGGTCGGTCCCTTCATCTTCTTCGACCAGATGGGGCCGGCGGAATTCCTGACCGATCAGGGAATCGATGTCCGGCCGCACCCGCACATCAACCTGGCCACGCTGACCTACCTGTTCGAAGGTCAGATCCATCACCGCGACTCCCTGGGCACGGACGTCGCCATCGAGCCTGGCGCGGTGAACTGGATGCGCGCGGGGCGCGGCATCGTCCATTCCGAGCGCACCACGACCGAGCGCAAGCGCACGGGGCAGAAACTGTTCGGCATCCAGACCTGGATGGCCTTGCCCGAGGCGGACGAGGAGGGCGATCCGGCCTTCATGCACCATGGCGCGGACGCGTTGCCGATCATCGACGCCGACGGCGTGCGGGCCCGGCTCATAGCCGGGTCCGCCTTCGGCGCAAGCTCGCCGCTGCAGACATCGTCCGAGACGCTCTACGGCGACGTGCAACTCGCGCCCGGTACCGCCGTGCCCATCGACCCGACCTACGAGGAGCGGGCGCTCTACACGATCGAAGGCACGGTCGAGGTGGCGGGCGACACGTTCGAGCCGGGCCAGCTTTTGGTGCTGCGGCCGGGCGACGCGATCACGGTGCGCAACCCTGGCTCCGCCGGTGCCCGCTTCATGCTGTTCGGCGGCGCGCCGATGGGCGGGCCGCGCTGGATCTGGTGGAACTTCGTTTCGTCGCGTCCCGAGCGCATCGAACAGGCAAAGGAAGAATGGCGCCGCGGGCGCTTCGACACCGTACCGGGCGACGAGGCGGACTTCATCCCCCTGCCCACCGGGGCGCGCGAGGTTCAGCGGGCGGAAGGTGGAGTGCGCTACCCGTGA